The sequence TCACTTGGAATTAAGATTTTTGCAGAAGTATATTcatcaaatggaaaatattcatcCAGTAATTGAGAGTTCATTACTCAACACTTGcaccaaacaaaatgctggaggaactcagcgggtcaggcagcaactgtggggagaaatggacagctTCTTCTggaggtgaagggtcttgacctgaaatgtcgactgtttatttccctccatagatgctgccttacctgctgagttcttccagcattttgtgtgctgcatcagattccatcatctgcaatctcttgtgtccacaGCATGGGACAgttacagagtaaagctccttctatattatcctgtcacacactcccagggctaAAGATGGagagaagctccctctacaccatcccatcgcacactcccagggtcagacacacagtgaatctccctctacactgtccctcccgtcacacactcccggggtcagacacacaatgaagctccctctacaccgtcctttcacacactcctggggtcagacacagagtgaatctccctctacaccatcccatcgcacactcccagggtcagacacacagtgaatctccctctacactgtccctcccgtcacacactcccggggtcagacacagagtgaagctccctctgcaccgtccttTCACACACTCCCACTGTAGGGACAGCACAAGTTGACACAGGGTGGGGCTTCTTCCTATGTTGAACAGTGGTGGACTCCTCTGCCGGGGTAGAAGTTAATCTGATTGTTTCTTTTTGGTGGATTCACAGCTGCTCTGCAGCCAGGGAGGTCTGCAGTAAGTGACAGCTGGGAGTGTGTACCTGTTGCCTATCTCCTCAGGTTGCTGAGCACCTACCATTGAGGAGCTGGATCGTCCAATTCTGAGGAAACTGGGAATCTTCAGGAATAATCTCAAAATGGAAGGGCTTGGCATGAGGGTCCAGGTCAGCATCGTCTGCCCAAACGATGATTCCATCCGTCCCTGCTGACAGACTGCACACGAAGGCCACCCGTGGGTGCAAGACTGGTGCGTGATCATTCACCTCAGTGATGTGTATCTCCAGGGTTCCTGTTGCTGTGTGCGGTGGTTCTCCTGTGGGCAGAAACACAGCTGTGTGAACACGGCGACAGTCCAATGTTTGACTCTGGTTCACCAAGAGCAGTAAAGCTGATAAATGTGGCCGCTACAGACCATCAGTTCAACCCTGGAGAAACTTCACACAGGACGAAGGTAATATTCACTTGGTGCTTTGCATTGATTAATGGAAGCTGGAGAGAagttgttaaaggcaaattgtgttgaTGTGAGCTGGTTGGGTGTTTGGATGAGGTAATACAGAAGACTGACAGGAGAGTGGAGTGAATTAATGTGCGATCTTTATGGAGGCAGTCGGTGAAGTGCCAGGTGATAGCTTCAACTGCCACTAGGGCTCCtggaggaggtagaggcaggAGGAGGGGGTAGAGCAGTGCAGGGGAACTTGCTCATTTCTCCATTCCCCAACCACAAACTGCCAGCACCACATTCCACTGGTCGATGTAATTCCCTAAATTTCTGACTGCTTTCCCAGTCTGGGACCATGCCTATATTGACCGGAGATTCCAATTTCCAGAGCTGGTGTGACCGTGACTGGCCCTGCATCAGACTCCCTGGGAATAGACATGAAAGGTCACGGAGCAGGAGGGATGGGGTTGGACCTGGCAACTGGCAAACACGGCCACTGAAGTTCTTGCTGCTCCCTcggataaagtcccagcctggacTTCCTTATCCCCCCGGCTGCAGGCTCAGCTTCTGCCCTGGCACTCCCTGTATTACTGATACCAGCAGGATCCCTAGGGCTCCgtgggatagattcagaacatcTGGCAGCTAGAAGTTGACATCTCTGAACTGCCGTGGACCGTCTGCACCACAGTCTGTGGCCTCGTGGCCCATCATATTactcagatacagtcactacatttagAGAAATTcagacaaggcacagaaggatatcgACCAATGTGGGCGAATGGGATCGGTGTAGATGGGGATAAAGGTTGGGCTTGGTGTGTTTTCCGTGCTGCACAGCTCAATGACTCTGTGAAGGGCAGGCAATGCCCCTCTCCAACAGAGTCTGAGCACTCAGTGGCAGTTCCTTTGTTGGGTCCCTGCACCATCAATACCTGTGGTCACCATGGACCAGAaaaacaagagcaggtcagagactgggtaacCTGCAGCGAGTGACTCCCCTCCGAACACCCGACAGCCTTTCCACATTGGCAAGGCACAacagagtgtgatggaacacgctgcacttgcctgggtgagtgcagcccCAACACCCTCGAGCTCggcaccatccagggcaaagcagccacCATCACCCGTCCTGAACACTCCCTCCACCGGCGCACTGTGACTTCAGTGTGCACCGTCCACACTGTGCACTGACCAGACTACTccatcagcacctcccaaacctgtgatctctacctTAAAGCGGGACAAGAACCACACGAGgcacagggaacaccaccaccacctgcaggctcctccaaggtcacccaccactctgacttggaactgtgacagaactgtacagcacagaaaacgggcccttcagcccacctcgtccctGCCGATCATGATGCCTACCTaggctaatcccatctgcctgcattaggcctgtatctcaCTGCACCTTTCCCACCCAAGTACCTGGCCAAACgctctttaaacattgtaattgtacccgcctctactgcctcctcaggcagcttgttccagagactcaccaccctctgtgaaaaacctgcccctcaggtctctcaccttgaacctgcaccctctaattctagactgccctggcctgggaaaaagattctatctacacccctcataattttataaacctctacaaggtcacccctcagcctcctgcactccaatgagaacaaacccagtctacccaacctctccttaaaaccacagccctccattccaggcaacatcctggtgaatcactctgctccctctctattgctcctgtgctgtggtgaccaggactgcacacaatatatcgccattccttcatcatcaatggaactaaatcctggagctccctccccaccagcaccatgggagctccttcaccagaaggactgcagcggttcaaggtgcAGCTCACCCCCAGCTTTCTTTGGGTGGTTAGGAGTGGGCAATAAACACTGAGGTTGCCAGTGAATGAATAGATAGAATGCTGTCTCATTCCTTGTGCCGTTCTCTCACCATCATCAGTGGCAGTGATCAAGGCCGTGTACTGGTGGTTGTGAAGGAACGGTGACTGCCGTCTGATGTTCTGCTGAAGAATGACCTCACCGCTGTGGACATCGACGGTCAGCCAGTCCGCTGGATCGTACTGGATACGGTAACTGGAACGTGGGAAGCACACAGTTAATGGGCAGAGGCAATGGAAAATGTAGACGGGGCAAACACCTGGGGTAAACACTGAGAGGGGCAAACACCCAGAGACAGGGGCAAACACCCAGGGCAAACACTGAGAGGGGCAAACACTGAGAGGGGCAAACACCCGGGGTAAACACTGAGAGGGGTAAACGCCCAGAGATGGGCAAACACCCAGGGTAAACACTGAGAGGGGCAAACACCTGAACACAGAGCAGATACCTGGACACAGAAGGAAAGTAGCTGTATACGAGCAAACACCTGGACACAGGCCAACACCTGGACAAACACCTGGCTGCAGCTGAAATCACCCAGGCATGGGGAGCACACCCAGATGTGAGTAAACAGCTGGTCCCAGGAGGAAATCACGACACAcaagaccgcagacgctggaatgtggagcacaaaacaggctgctggaggaagtcggtcgggcagcacctgtggaggcagagggacagtcaacagtttgggtcgagacccttcatccggtcAACAGCCTATTCCCCTCCACAGGTGATGATCAGCCACTGATTCCTGCAGCGGCcttttgggtgggtggggtgggggtgggctggggaggggagggggtgcgctggggttggggtggggtccAGTGGGGTAGGGGTGATATTCTGGAGCAGAGAGGAGAATGTGGGATCTCCTGGCCTGGGTTAAagagggatgtggggggaggtggggggtggaggtagaGGGAGATGGGGGTTTACAGCGCCGTGCTGACCTGATGTTCTGGCGCTGCCCGAGGTcggggtctgtcactgtgtacaCCGTCAGCACGCTCCCCTCCCTCAACCCTTCCGGCACACTCAGCACTCGAAGGTCCTCCACAAAGTGTGGGGCTTCATTCACATCAGTGACGGTGACGATGACCATGGCGGAGGAGCGGAGGGTGTGGGGAGCCGCAGGGCTCAGCGCCGCCCAGTTCTGGGCCTCCACCGTCAGCGTGTGTCTGTTCCTTGTTTCATAATCCAGCTCCTGACACACACAGAGCAGCAGTGTTAACCCCTGCAGCCCCTCCGCAcaccccatccacccaccccacaAAGAGCAGCAGAGTTAACCCCGCAGGCCCTCcgcacaccccacccctcccactcccgcACACCCCACTCCATACCACCCACCCTACACAGAGCGGCAGAGTTAACCCCTGCAGCCCCTCcgcacaccccacccacccaaccccacacaGAGCAGCAGTTAACCCCTGCAGCCCCTCCGCACACCCCAACCaatcccaccccacacaccccacccacccacccactcccgcACACGCACCACACCCAACCCACCCTGCACCCCAcacctcccactcccacacaccccacccctcaccccaaccaccccaccccacacaccccacccactccTGCACACGcaccaaaccccacccaccccacatccgcatcccacccaccccacaccccaccccatactCCTACCCCCTGCTggacccatccccacccaccccacattcCACCCCATACTCCTACCCCCTGCTggacccatccccacccaccccacactcaTTCCCCCACTGgacccttccccatccccaatGCCACCACACACCCACATCCCGACACATTCCCCaactcccccacacactccccatcACCCAGCCACAGGAATCTGACCTCTGACCCCAAATCTAGAGGGGAAATGACCCTCAATCCCACAACTAGGGAATCTGACCTTTGACCCCAGACCTCCTTTATTTCTGGGCTGTTTTGGTTGAGTCAATATCTGGCAGAAGGGGTGAATGGACTCTACTGCTGGTGGTTCCCCTTGTGCCCTGATGGGCTGCTGTAGGGTTGGGGTTGGGTGGACCCCTCCCCAAAACCACCCATCATTTGTTCAGTGTAAGTCTAATTGCTAAGCCACTTCTGATTGGCTGTTTCCATTACTTTTTCAACAAATAGGATGCCTGCGTTGGTGTCCGGCTCGGTCCGAATGTTGAAGAGCCCTCGGTTGTTGCCCGCCGTGATGGTGTAGTTCACTCTCCAGTTGGGTGTCCCAGGCTGGTCCTTGTCATCCACGGTCACCTTCCCAATGTCCACTCCCACCACGTCCTCCAACACTTCCATGGTGAACTGCAGGGCAAAGTTCAGAGGTCATGAGGAACTGGTGGTGTCTTCCTCTGGAGGAAGAGTGATGAGGGTCTGTGCAAAGTCAGCCGCAGACATCCCAGAAATGGCTGCCGTGGCAACGGCTCAACTGCCCAAAGGTGAGGCAGCAATGTGACCGCAGCCTGGTCCCAGTCCGGTCCATGGTGTGGGGGGCTGGGCCCAGATCCTCCATGAAGGGTGGATGTAGGACCCAGGGCCGGACATTGGAAGGAAGCTTCTTCGTGGAGATCCAGCAGCCCCCGGGCATTCACTGCGGCAGAACCAGCAGCCCCTGGGCATTCACTGGGGCAGGGGACAGAACCAGCAGCCCCCGGGCATTCACTGGGGCAGAACCAGCAGCCCCTGGGCATTCACTGCGGCAGAACCAGCAGCCCCTGGGCATTCACTGCGGCAGAACCAGCAGCCCCTGGGCATTCACTGGGGCAGAACCAGCAGCCCCTGGGCATTCACTGCGGCAGAACCAGCAGCCCCTGGGCATTCACTGCGGCAGAACCAGCAGCCCCTGGGCATTCACTGCGGCAGAACCAGCAGCCCCCGGGCATTCACTGCAGCAGAACCAGCAGCCCCTGGGCATTCACTGCGGCAGAACCAGCAGCCCCCGGGCATTCACTGCAGCAGAACCAGCAGCCCCTGGGCATTCACTGCGGCAGAACCAGCAGCCCCCGGGCATTCACTGCGGCAGAACCAGCAGCCCCCGGGCATTCACTGGGGCAGGGGACAGAACCAGCAGCCCCCGGGCATTCACTGGGGCAGAACCAGCAGCCCCCGGGCATTCACTGCGGCAGAACCAGCAGCCCCTGGGCATTCACTGCGGCAGAACCAGCAGCCCCCGGGCATTCACTGCAGCAGAACCAGCAGCCCCTGGGCATTCACTGCGGCAGAACCAGCAGCCCCCGGGAATTCACAGGGGCAGAACCAGCAGTTAAATCAGCAGCGTGACATTTGGCAGGGTTAGCACCCAGTGTGAGGCTGAGCAATGAGACCAAGTCCTAACTGTCCAGATCATTCGGGGGGACTGTCCTGCTCCAAACCCAGCCCCACCCTGATCACATCCTGTAGCAGCTGACCTTTCACCTTGACAGTACCCCGTGATTCTGCCCAAATTTCTCAATAATCATCATGGTGACAGACACATTAACATCACAAACCTCAGGGCGGGTGAACTCTGGGGGATTGTCATTGACGTCATCGATGAAGATCGAGGCCATGGCAGTGGTGGAGAGTCCTTCACCAGCCAGATCAGCCACTTGCAAAGTCAGGTTGTACACTGAAATATTCTGCAGACACAAAACCAGCAGTCAGGGCACTCCCTGAG comes from Pristis pectinata isolate sPriPec2 chromosome 13, sPriPec2.1.pri, whole genome shotgun sequence and encodes:
- the cdh15 gene encoding cadherin-15 isoform X2, giving the protein MRVKRAWVIPPIAVSENSRKIPFQLVQIKSDKLSSKVIYSIKGPGVDEEPKGIFTIDPDTGLVLLTTVLDREEKSSYKIKAYAVGETGAPLEDPTDLEIIVIDQNDNRPTFDQQYFIGRVVEGSAPGTLVMQVAASDADDPQTDNAALGYSIVGDGRGIFRIDPVTGEIRTVGVGLDRENISVYNLTLQVADLAGEGLSTTAMASIFIDDVNDNPPEFTRPEFTMEVLEDVVGVDIGKVTVDDKDQPGTPNWRVNYTITAGNNRGLFNIRTEPDTNAGILFVEKELDYETRNRHTLTVEAQNWAALSPAAPHTLRSSAMVIVTVTDVNEAPHFVEDLRVLSVPEGLREGSVLTVYTVTDPDLGQRQNISYRIQYDPADWLTVDVHSGEVILQQNIRRQSPFLHNHQYTALITATDDGEPPHTATGTLEIHITEVNDHAPVLHPRVAFVCSLSAGTDGIIVWADDADLDPHAKPFHFEIIPEDSQFPQNWTIQLLNDTHARLGMHRNIDEGTYSVRIQVSDSGEPRMGQEHSLNVTVCHCSGREECSPGVAAMLGSHVGLSFGAWMVILSSVLLLLSHPAGGGHRLASPPTPSQGTPGCFRRRCPGQYFKL